ATGCCGAGCGCGTCCGGGACCAGCACGGCCGTGGAGTAGTACGCGCTGACCAGGTAGGAGATGATCGCCTTCTCGTTGATGCCCATGAACCGCACGGAAAGGCCCGGCTGGTACTCGTCCGGCAGCCCGGTCTGGTGCAGCCCGACGACGCCCTGCTTCTCCTCGCCCGCCCGCATCAGCAGGATCGAGCTGGTACGGGTCTCGGTGACCGGGATCTTGTTGCACGGGAACATCGGCACCCCGCGCCACGCGGGCACCATATGCCCGCCGATGTCCACGCTCTGCGGGTAGACCCCACTGCGGGTGCACTCCCTGCCGAAGGCCGCGATGGTGCGCGGGTGCGCGAGGAAGAAGGTCGGCTCCTTCCACACCGTGGCCAGCAGCTCGTCCAGGTCGTCCGGAGTGGGCGGACCGGAGCGGGTGTGGATGCGCTGCTTGAGGTCGGCGTTGTGCAGCAGGCCGAACTCCCGGTTGTTGATCATCTCGTACTCCTGCCGCTCGCGCAGGGCCTCGATGGTCAGCCGCAGCTGCTGCTCGGTCTGGTTCATCGGCTGGTTGTAGAGGTCGGCGATCCGGCTGTGCACCCGCAGCACGGTCTGCGCGACGCTGAGCTCGTACTCCCGCGGCGCCGCCTCGTAGTCCACGAAGGTCCCCGGAAGATCCGGCTCTCCGCTGTGGCCGGAGGCCACCTCCACCTCGGCCTCGCCGTAGTCGTTACGCGCCGAGCTGAGACTCGCCCGGTACCGCTGCACGTGCTCGCGCAGCTGGCCAGACTGCTCGAGCAGCTGGTCGAAGGCCCGCTGCGGC
The sequence above is drawn from the Amycolatopsis aidingensis genome and encodes:
- a CDS encoding family 2B encapsulin nanocompartment shell protein; this translates as MTVTEPVESNVGDERPQSLGTAAARKLATTTKSVPQMQGISSRWLLKMLPWVETKGGTYRVNRRLTYTVGDGRVTFSATGSAVRVIPQELRELPLLRGFDDEEVLSALADRFEQREYEPGDVVVEFGHLSDQAVLIAHGKLSRYGPGEYGDETALDVLADGDHFGDETLLDPQSIWDFTVKATTACTVLVLPQRAFDQLLEQSGQLREHVQRYRASLSSARNDYGEAEVEVASGHSGEPDLPGTFVDYEAAPREYELSVAQTVLRVHSRIADLYNQPMNQTEQQLRLTIEALRERQEYEMINNREFGLLHNADLKQRIHTRSGPPTPDDLDELLATVWKEPTFFLAHPRTIAAFGRECTRSGVYPQSVDIGGHMVPAWRGVPMFPCNKIPVTETRTSSILLMRAGEEKQGVVGLHQTGLPDEYQPGLSVRFMGINEKAIISYLVSAYYSTAVLVPDALGILERVEIGRAG